In Heliangelus exortis chromosome 3, bHelExo1.hap1, whole genome shotgun sequence, the genomic stretch ggagcagggagtaAGTGCACTGAGGGGATGACAGTTCATGGTGGATCATTTTTGCAGTGCcagattctgtgattatgaCAGAGACTTGATTTAAACCATTTGCACAGATCTCCAGACACGGGTGTCTTTTTTTGTCATGAGTCTTTGGGTGCAGCATGTGTAgagttattttattattttatttttggccTTGTACATATCCAAACTGTTCGTTTGTCATTTCTGGGTTGTTGcattttttgaggaaaatgtaAGCCACTCCTCCAGCCACAGCTAGAGGGCAACGTGATGCCTCAGAAACTCGGAGATTACAATTAGCTCTAAAAAAGTGTATAAAAAATGCTGTAGTGATTATTTCCCCCCTCTGACTTTTATACTTACCTGTTTAAAACTGGGGCAAGTGGGGACAAGGAGGTGGGATGGGACATGACAGTTTGATTAGCTCTAGGAGTAAGCTCTTTGCTAAGAAAGCGGAAATAAAAGATCAAATTCTTAAAATGCAGTCTTTACTGACTGCaatcttggtatttttttcattgtactTCCTCATTTGTCCTTacactaaacaaaacaaaacaacccttTCTTGGAAGCCttcaaagatgtttttttcaccCAAGATCAGGCTTCAGCTGTGCCTGGAGGAAATTGTTGTTTGTGTATAGGCAATGAAAAATATAGTTTGATGCTAAGTTTTCTTAAGTATTTGCATCTCCTTCTGTTCCCGTTTCACTTAGTGAGGactttgctgttggttttttggaaAAGAGGGTCAAGCATTAAACATTTAGACTGGCTCTGAAATACTTCCTTGTAAAAAGACATTAAGGGTAACTGTTTCCTGAAGTGGTTTGAGCTGATACcttgcttctgctgcagagttctcctttttttcccttttctctacagctgatgtttttttcttgtgtaataAGTAACAGTTAGGCTCACCAATACTAAGGATGCAGAAAATTaccttgattttaaaaaaaaaaaaaaaaaggagggttttttattttgggtttgggttgtgTTCTTTTTACCAGTGAAGTCATTTCAGCCTGCTAACCTTGAACTCTGCTGAGCTCCAGAGTGGGAAGGAGGTGGGGAGAAATGAGAGCTTGGTGCTTCAGTGGTGAGGAGCAGTTGATTTAGTTCAATCATACTAAGAAACCTATGCCCTGTATTTGAAGTGGAGAAACAAATGACTGCCCAAAACCTTTGTTGGCCTATGATGTTGGTTATTTCAGAAGCAGTCCTTAGTGTTACTTGGAAAACAGtagaaacagcacagaaatgagACTGATCAGCTGTGAGAGCCCAAAGAGCACGCAGAACAATTTCTGCTGGCTGGTTATCCAGTCAGTTTGATACTGTGTTAAACCTTGTACCAAGACTTCTGTTGTTGAGCAAATGGTATCTCAGGCTGGGAGCACTGTGTTTTATTGCTGCAGAGTAttaaatgggaatttttttctctctctgtttttaaaattggaGATTTTTAAGGCTTATGTTGTGTTGCCTGCCTGGCAGATGATAGCTGTTCTCAGCCCTGAAATGTGGGAATGTGCTAGCTGAGTGTCTGGGAGACAGCAGTTTCTTGTCAATAGTAGGAGTTAGCCTTTTGAAGCTGCTGTTATGAACTGCACCTGTAGCCTATTAAGTTCAAATGTTGCCTCTGCTAGTTAAATCTGGCAGGGAGGGGTGGTGAGTGCCAGTACTTTCCCAGTATTTGACTTGTTATGCTCTGGGTTTCTTTTCAGACTCTTGAAAATATTGGGTTGTTTCACTTTAAGgctgtttttcttgtgttttaggCTATTTCTCTAACAATTTACTTAAACAGTTCCCAGAAAAGAGTCTTCTCTGAGTGGTCCTGTTGTTTCTCTGGCAGATCTATCTACACGtgcactttaaaataatatactGTGTAGTATATGTTTTTGCAAACTTCGAAAGAGGTAATTCTTAAAAAAGATAATGATAAAAATGTGCTTGCTCAAAAAATTGATAAATGATAgtatcttcttttttccaggcagctATGCAACAGCTGACCCAGCTTCTATCAGAGGAcctcaaaaaagaaatctatgaACTCTGGGAAGTAAGCTTGCATTCTTTTAATCCTTTGATAACATTTAGGATGACCCATTGTCCTTTGCCTGTTTACTTATGAAACTCTTTCATCTCTTATTTTGACCTCAGGCAAGGTAGATTCATTTGCTTGGGAGATAAAAGTTAATGAATCAAGGTCACTTTGAAATCCTTTTCAAACAGAAACCCCAAACTTCTGTAAAATAACCAGCTTCTGCCTTTGGCCTCTCAAAATTCCAGGTGAACCTTTCCCAGGGCTTTGTTCAGCTGAAGTGTTTGTCTTCTACATCCAGGTCTTTTGGATATAAATCTTTTTTTACTATGCTATCTCCTTTGTTCAGATCTGGTTGGTTGCAGCTCACTATCGCttaatacatgaaaaaataatgggaTCTGATGGTGCTGTGaagtattttctgcattttatgcAAGTAATAGTTCATGTGGCTTGCATTTCTTTACTGTACAGCCCATTAggctaaaatattttgtagtaACTTCTGGTTTAAACTTAAATGGGGTGTACTGACACACAACAGTGCTTTTCTACAAACAACATGGATTGCTCGCTGGTCTTTGGTACCTTAAACATTTGTACTGGaaaatttcttctgtatttaaagGTGATTTAACTTTTTGATGTGAAATCATGCTGTTAAATTGATAAGATCTTGTACACATGCAAACTCAGAATGATTAGATTATTTCTGAGGAGTTACAAGTTTATAATTGCTGTGCTTTATCTTCTTCTGGCATACAGTCACATTAGGACAATCATTAGCTACAATCTCTTGTTCATGTGTTGTTGAAAACAAAGCCTTATATGTTTCTTGGACTCTGTGACCTGAAACTATATTTTATGCTGATATTCTTACTTCTCCACATCGACTGAATTTAAATTTCAGATGCTTGCAACCACTTTCTGCCTTTAGTTACAGCACCCTGTTTGTTTGTGCTTTCTTCTGATTGCAGTTGTGTGGTGAAACTGATAATGGGAATGGGCTTTCAGTGTTATAATTCAAAGTAAAGGGGGTAAACTGGTATAGCCAGATCTGGCATGTGTATGCGTTTATTTAGTGAGCACTGGTTCATTTACCCTTGGGAAGCAGTTATAATTGAGGAAAAAAGTCCTGTAAgactttttgtctttttgttgttgttgttttgttgtttgtatatatgttgtttttctttgtctcaGACTTCCCTCATGATTGTATAAGAGCTGGTTCAGTATTCAGTTAGTTCTTCATTGTGTTAGCTTTTTATCATTCTCATTAACAGTAGTTTAACATATGCACACTTTTGATAATTTGTTGTTTCTACCTTCAGGataatttttttgcattcagCCTCCACCACAGCAGTATGAGTCTAACCCACATAGCAGCGAGTGTAACCTAAAAACCTAATATTCACATGTTGGCCctctagttttattttaagtgcAACAACTAGGTGCTTCTTAAaaagaagggaataaaaaaggcataaaatatGAAGCCTTTCATCACTTGGGCTAGCCAGAGGCATTTCCCTCCAGTTTCTTTTTGAGAGAAGTTATGGCCCAGAGCTGAACAGAACAAGATCTGCCAACATTCTTAGCAAGtcctttctgctctgttctgccCTTGTCTCTGCCCCTCTTTCCCTTTGAGGCTTACAAGGACTATTGCTTTGGATTGTATGCCTGTGATGTATTTTCACTTTATAACTTAATCCAGGATACTTTTGAAATAACAGTAAGGTAAATGAGTTAGCACGCTTCAGCTCTGtcctgcttttttattttcaagagcaAAAGCACaggagttatttttaaaagccaagaCTGTGGTGTTTGAGAGAGGAGTTACTGTTGTTCCAAAGTGTACTGTTATTTTGCACTCTAATACACCTGCGGGGAGGAAACAGTGAGTGTTTATTTTAGCACTGTTCACAGTTGCACATACAATAGCTGATGTTTCTTGAGGTTAATGTGAGATGAGGTATGAATAAGAACTCGTGGGTTGTATGCCACAAAGAGTTTAGTAACAGATTGATACTCCCAATTAATTGCTGGAGGTGAGACAGACCTTTACAAGCAAACAGCCGtggttttccttctcctgaagTTCTTTGTAATGCTGCCAagaactggggttttttttttggcgaCCAAAAGAAAAgtgtagaaaaaaatagctttaataATGTAGTAAGTACTATATAAGCAATTCAAATATGAGGCAAAGTTTAGagtgaaaggaggaaaggaaggtaAAATTGTTGAAATTAAATTGCTTACTAAAATAATGATGTAATTATGTAAAAATGTAATTGCAAATTCAAACCATTGTTTAAATCTGCATAAAGTAGCATATGAATCAATCATGGCTTTCAGAATCTGGTTTCTGACTTTCAAAGGTAGAGCAATAAGCATAACAACAAGCAAGCTCCTAATAGTGTGTCAGACAAGGAAATGACCATGACAAAACTTATCTGAGCATCAGATGTGTGCTGGAATTACAGCCCGGGATCTTGCTACTATGAGTGACACCTACATTGTCATCTTAAGATGCAGAAAGAGATGCCATGTTCTGTGGTTTCTGGTAGAAAAAAACTCTTCCTGCATTTGTGCAGCTCTTAATCTGCAGAAGtgctgttttgttggttttttttttgattgtgtGAATCTGAAAACACAGATGAGCCCAGTATATGCTTAAGCATCTGGTGTGGTTGGTGGTGGTGATGACGAACGGGGTCAGACCTGCTGGGGCTGTCAAGGTGATGGTGACCTGCACACAAAGAAGCCTTTTCTGCAGTTAGTTTTGAAAGTCAGGACAAAACCAGCTATGAGATACCAAATAGAGTGCAGTAgatttggaaaagagaaagtgaaacAGCAAACAAGTCTGCAACCatcactggaagaaaacaataGCAAAATTGTTACAGTTGACTGGAAATGTGAATGACTCATAATATATACTGGTGATggctggagagagggaaaagataGCAGAGGGATTAAAGGACTTAAAAGTCTGAAGGGAGGAAACTCCTTAACTACTCCCCTGCCTGTCTCCTAGGAGAGACACAGAGACATAAGCAGCTCAGACAGATTAGACCAAAGAGATGGAGTGAcagaagaaatgtaaagaaCAATTTGTAAAAACGGGTGAAGAAGAGTGTAAATaggtctttaaaataaatgatgcTAATTTGTGGGCACACACTGTAGTAATTCTTAGCCATATCCAGGCCTGAAATGATCTTTATGTGTAAAATATACATTAAATGGAACCCATTGCTGTGTATCTTGTAGGGTTGCCCCCATATCATCCCCAGTTCAGCCAAAACACTTGGTGTGTTTTTAAGTTAGAGCATACAAAAGGATTGTGTTCTTAAGTCTTATTACATCTAATAGAAGTTAAACATGTAGTTACTTCAACTGTTTTGCTGAATAGCTGTCTtaaaaagagtgaaaaacaaATCTGTTGTGAATATTTAGGTATTTTCTTGTACTAATGAGGAAAATTTGAGATGCATAAAAAGCTTCTAATACTCTGTTTCAGAgcaacaaattttttttcttctaactgCAAATCTGTTCAGGAATATGAAAACCAGTGTTCTGCAGAAGCCAAGTTTGTAAAACAGTTGGATCAGTGTGAGATGATACTGCAAGCATTTGAGTATgaagagctggaaaacacaCCTGGCAGACTGCAAGATTTTTATGATTCAACTGCTGGTATGAcatttggccttttttttgtttgtttgttctataaatgaaatatatattgtacctttttttctgatagacATTTAGACCAAGTGAGAACTAGTCATTTTATTCATTGCTCAAGTACCTTAAATATTTGGAGTAAACTTGCTGCAGGGTAAAAATACCTTATGTTTATCTGTGTGTATTGAACCTGAATTTCATTTATGCCAAGTTCCTTTTATGGGCCTTTTCACCTAGAGACAGGACCCACTTTATGCTTGCGTGTGTTTAAGGGTCTCCTTCTACCATTAGAAGGCTGAAAAGAACATCTCTGACTTTCATTGGTGCAGTCAGCACCTTGTTTATGTTTTGTTAGTGTTTCATCAACCAGTGAAGTAAAATGTGTTACCCCTACATGAGCTGTGCTCTTGTGTGACCTGCTCAAGGTACACATGAGAACCagttcagagaaataaaacttcaggtgcagttttgctgctttctgttctgtCTCTTTTATCCTTTCCAAAGTAAATGGGtagtggaaaggaaaaacaggtaAAAGAATAGTCTTCATTAATTTAGCAAGGGGCTTGAACACCAGAGGATGACTGTGGCTCAATCCtatcctggggaaaaaatagggACAGCCAAACTGGGGGAGAGGACGAGCAATCACTAGATGCAGTCCCTTACAAGTCCCATTTATACTTTGTTGACTCTTCAGGGAATAATAAGCTCTGTGAAAAATGCAGTCATTTGGttagggaggaagggaaaagagaaaaacattagCATAGCAGGAATACTTCATATTGTAATTCACATCTTTGACCTCCGTCTAGAACTTGGTAACTTAAACTAAGCTGGTGTCTTGAATAGAGCCTGTAGCATATACCCCATGTGCACCTGTGATTGGGGTGGTTTCCTGCAGCAGGATACAGAGCATGGGATTGTCCTGGTCAGAGTGAAtgagagaataattttttcaggtCTTAAGTGTCTGAATAGAGCAtgaaatgatttatttatatttttttttaggtttgggGAGGGGACATAGCTGTAACTACTCTTACAATTATTCCACAGTTGGAGTAAAGTGGGAGTACTCCCTTgcataaaagaataatttggCCTTTAATTTTGAGCCTAAAGCAACATCACTTGCCAACCTCTCACACATAGGAAAATGAGAGCCTTTTTAATTaactttccctttcttttgcaGGAAAGTTTGTTCACCCAGAAATACTCCAGCTTGTATCTCTGATTAAcacagaaaggaataaaaaaatagctgctACATCTGATCCACATTCCTGAGGTGTTCATAAATGCTGTAGATATAATAAATCCTTTGTTTTACactctgcattattttttcctttgtaatactgctttttttctagcagatttttttttctgtgtattcaCTCTTGATAATCTCAGGACCACTTAGATAGAAGCAGGTAAAATAATGACCTCCCTGATAAGAGGTTGTGTCAAGGACACAGTATTTAGAATGGTGTGTTTCCTCCGTTTTAATTAGTCTCTGATTGATGCAGTCTCAGTTACAAATAGATTCTCTATTAGAGAAATTCAGATACGTTTAAAAAGTAGCTGATTGCAATCTGATCTGTTCATAAAATACACTGACAGAACTTACTGTTCTGTGACTTCTAAGTATGCATGCATTTTAGTGCCTTCTTTATCAAATGGGTTAATATCTTTCCACTCTGCTACTCAAAAGTGAGACCAATGAGGACAGTTCTCTAGAAGCTCTTGACAGAGCCAGGCTTAGAAATGAGGTTTCTTTTGAGTGCATGAGCCTAGGAAGTGTGATGGTGGATAAACTTGGTAATCTCTCTGATTACATTGTCTCAATACATTTATTGtttcatattatttttccaCAGTTTGTGTGTTGTACCGGGGAATGTTGCTGACGTGTCTGTAAGGCAAGTCAGTGTTCCTGACTCCCTGTCATCCTAGGCTGGCAATTTTACAGACAGGTAATTGATAATGGAATAGCTGAAGTTGGGAGGGACTTCTGGAGCTTGCAGAGTCTAACGCAAAAGCCCACGTGAAGCTGGCTGAGACTTGTCCACGCTGTTACACACTGGCACTGATTCTGCTATAAATGACAGTTTTTAGGGGAAGCAATAACGCTAATGTAAGAGTACAGTATGTTTGTCAAGTAAAGCTGTAATGGTGGTAAATTCCATAATGAGGCTAGTGTCTGCATGATTAACTGTTGCATTGTGTGTGCAGCTGGAGATTAGGGTAGTGTCACAATTGCCAGATAATGGAAGTTTGCACCTGCAGTAATTAGATGATAGAAACCCAGAGTTGGCTTCTTTGTCTTCACCCTCATGTCAAATGAGGCAGCATAAAACTAAATTCTTTTGCCATCCCCTTTTAAGGAATGTGATTTAGCAGAGCATACACCTTCAGGCACCACAACTCTAGGAAGTGATTCCTTGTCATGGACTGAAGCCTGTGCTTTGTTCTGCAGTTGATGCCttcagcagaggcagggagtgctgggcagagctgctggcagctcctgtcTTAGCAACTGGCACAAAACCCACAGAGTGTGTTGGTCCAGGTGAGACGTGGGGTGTCTGTTTTGCTCATGCAGGGCTGCAGTTGTGCTCTGTGGAGGCCCTGGAAGAACAAGCTGCACTTCACTGAGCTGTAGGGAACTGATTAGAGGTTATTTGCAGCTGATTGTCATACTG encodes the following:
- the HDDC2 gene encoding 5'-deoxynucleotidase HDDC2 — encoded protein: MAAELGGGVLPFLRLLGQLKRVPRTGWVYRNVANPESVSDHMYRMAMMALVTKDKSLDKDRCIRLALVHDMAECIVGDIAPADNISKEEKHRREKAAMQQLTQLLSEDLKKEIYELWEEYENQCSAEAKFVKQLDQCEMILQAFEYEELENTPGRLQDFYDSTAGKFVHPEILQLVSLINTERNKKIAATSDPHS